Sequence from the Methylophilales bacterium MBRSF5 genome:
GGCGTAGCAATCACGACTAACTCACGATCTTTGTATGCTTTTTCAAAATTTTTAGTCGCTAAAAAATCTTTACTAACATTGCCCAGGTAATCATCGATCATAGAGTCACTAATTGGGGACTTTCCCTGATTAATTTTTTTTATTTTTACTTCATCTACATCAACTAGTACAACATTGTGCGACTGATCAAGCATTATTGCGTTTGCTAGTCCAACATACCCTATACCAACAACTGCAATTTTCAATGAATTAATCCTGAAATTAAAATATCATGGCATTGTTGCCATGACCATTTTTTTGATGATTGACGTTTAATTTCATTTCTATTTAATCTAAAAGCAAGCTCAATATTATCTTTTAAATTTTTTCCAAGAAAACCATCAACACCATGTGTGACAATGTCTTTAGGTCCAGTTACATCATAGGCTGCAACAGGAAGTCCATTTGAAAGAGCTTCAATGATTACTATCCCAAAAGTATCAGTTAAGCTTGGAAAACAAAAAACATCATTCGAATGATAATATTGCGCTAAGTCCTTACCAAACTTATAACCGACAAATTTAATATTTTTATATCTTGTTTCAAGTTCATACTTAATAGGGCCATCACCAACAATAGTTATCTCAAAGTGATTATGTAATTCACACAACTTTAAAAGATTTTTCTCTCTAGAAACTCTCCCTACATACAGCACTTTAATCTTATTTTTATTTTTTCTTTTAAAAGGAGCATCAACAATTAACTCATCCGATACCCCCCGGGTCCATAAATTAAGATTAGAAAATCCTAATTTCTTCAAATCATCTAAACATGATTTACTTGGAACGAAAATCATCTTTGACTTCTTATGAAATAATTTTAAATATAAGTAGGCCACATTTTTAAAACGTCCAAAATATGATTCCAAATATTCAGGAAATCGTGTGTGATATGCGGATGTAAAAGGTAAATTATTTATCTTGCAATAAAATCTTGCTACCAGTCCAATTGGTCCTTCTGTAGCAATATGAATGTGGGTAGGTTTGTGTTTTTTAATTTCCCTATAAACTCTCAAAAATTGAAAACAAAACTGAATCTCTGGATAAGCCTTGAAAGATCTATATTTAAATAATGCAGGATGAATGATTTTGATCTTTTTATTGGAATATTCAAAAATGTTTTTATATGTCGTAGAAACTCCATTGACTTGTTCGAAAGTATCACTAGCGATAAGTATCTTTTTCATGAACACTATTTTTTCATCAAAATATTACAATTTTGTGACAAGGAATCACCAATCTGTTTGTTTCTTCAAAAAAAAAGAAAGATGTCATAAATGTTTCATATTTGATGAATAACCTTTAATTATGCCAAAATCTATAAAGATGTTTATTAACCAATGCAACAAAGTAGACACTGATTGGTGTATAAAGCTTAATCGTCTATCAAAAATTCTATTTATACAAAACTTTTTTAATTTCATAAGCTGGTTGGGTAATGGAAAAATTTGGTATGTGACAATATTTCTGATTCCCTTCATGTCGAATAGCGGCATTCTAATCTCATTAGAAATGATTTTTTTTGGTTTAATTGGAACAACTGTCTATAAAACACTAAAGAATAAAATCAACCGACCAAGACCATACAAAATTAATCAATCTATATATCTTGGAGGAAGAATACTTGATCAATTCAGTTTTCCATCAGGGCATACTCTGCATGCAATTATTTTTTCATTGATATTAATTTTTTATTTCCCTGACCTTACAGAAATATTATTTATTTTTACTCTATTCATAGCTTTATCCAGAGTGATTCTTGGAATGCATTACCCTTCTGATGTATTTATTGGAGGGATCATAGGTTATATCATTTTTAAATTATTTCTTTATTACAAAGATTATGAAAATTTTATTTTTATCTGACGTTTACTTTCCTAGAGTTAATGGAGTATCCACTTCAATCAAGGTATTCAAAAATGATTTAAAAAAACTAGGTCATGAGGTACATTTGATATGTCCAGCCTATAATGAAAAAAATACCGATAAGACTATAACAACCATCAAATCTAAACCAATATTCTTTGATCCTGAAGATCATTTAATGTCATGGACAGAATTAAATAAAAAAATAGAATGGATTAAAAAACAAAAATTTGACCTGATTCACATTCAGACCCCATTTATTGCACATTACTTTGGTAAGAAGCTAGCAAAAACCTTAAATGTTCCGATTATTGAAACTTACCATACTTCTTTTGAAGACTACCTCCATCTTTATTTGCCCATACTTCCAGAAAGTTTTGCACGATGGCTTTCACGAAATATTGCAAAATATTTATGTAACCATTGCCAAGGCATTATTTCTCCATCTGAGCAACTAAAAGAGACTTTAAAAAACTATCAAGTGACTAAACCCATTAAGGTGGTTCCGACAGGTCTACCAGATCAATCATTTAAAAAGACTAATAAGTATACCTTCAGGAAGTTATATAATATTTCGCTAACTGACCCGTTATTATTATTTGTTGGTCGGGTCGCACATGAGAAAAATATAGATTTTTTGTTGCATGTGTATAAATATATCGCAAGGGAAAATAAATCTATTAAATTCCTTATTACTGGTGAAGGTCCAGCTTTTGAGCATATTCAAAAATTAATCAAAAAGTTGAATTTAGACCGCTCTGTTATATTGACAGGTTATCTGGAAGCTAACAATGAGCTCTTAAATTGTTATGCTTCATCTGATTTGTTTATTTTTGCGTCCAAAACAGAAACACAGGGCCTCGTCTTAATTGAGGCAATGGCACAAGGTTTGCCAGTTGTAGCCTTAGCTGAAAACGGCACAAAGTCGATACTTGAAAATAATCCCGGTGCAATAATTGCAAAAGATGATCCAAAAGAATTTGCAAAAACATGTCTCAGACTTTTAAACAATAAGAAAAAACTTTCTGAAATGTCCGTGAAGGCAAAAAAAGAGGCTAAACAAAAATGGGGCTCTGTGGCACAAACAGAAAAATTAATAGCGCTGTATGAAGAGGTCGTTAACGATTTTTGTTCAGATAAATCTAACAATAAATTACTAGCAACAAATGATCTCAGCAACTAGTTTTATACATCGTTAAGCACTTATTCTGATCAATTGATAATTCCCTTTAAGTGTCGAATTTTATGATTGATTTCATAGATACTGATATTTTTTAGAGGTAAAAAATTTTGGTCGGAACGGTGAGATTCGAACTCACGACCCCTTGCACCCCATACAAGTGCGCTACCAGACTGCGCTACGCCCCGATTATCCTTTTAGTATCTTTAGAATTTCTGCTAATTGATTTTTAAGATTTGTAACAGGAACATTACTATTTAATGGCTCATTCGATAAAGGAAGTTCTGCCTGAGCCTTTTGTATTTGTTCTTGTGACGTTGTCTCTTTGACAAACTGTTTATTAGATAACTTTTGTTTTGCTCCCTGAATTGTATACCCTTCTTCGTAGAGCAGCTCTCTTATTTTACGAATAAGGAGTACTTCCTCAGGTTGATAATATCTTCGATTTCCCCGACGGGTATTCGGAGACAAATTAGGAAACTCTTGTTCCCAGTATCTTAAGACATGAGGTTTAACGTCACACAGCTTACTCACCTCACCGATTGCGAAATATCTTTTTTGAGGGAGTGGAGGTAAATTTGTTAGAGATTTATTATTTTCCAGAGGATCCACCATCTACACTAGACTTTAATTTTTGGCTAGAATGGAAAGTGACTACTCGTCTGGCTTTAATAGGAACTTCTTCCCCAGTTTTTGGATTTCTTCCGGGTCGCTCTGATTTGGTTCTTAATTCAAAATTTCCAAAACCAGATAATTTAACACTTTCACCATTCTCTAGAGCAATTTTAATTTGCTCAAAGAAAGCCTCTACCATTTCTTTAGATTCTGTCTTATTCAAACCGACTTGTTCGAATAATAAATTTGATAAATTAGCTTTGGTTAATGTCATGTTATTTACAGTCTTAATTCAGCATTAAACTCTTTTTTTAATAAATTAATTACTTCTGTCACACTTTTTTCAACGTCTTTTTCCTCAAGTGTTTTGTAAGTATCTTGCATAAGTATCAGAAATGCAAGGCTTTTTTTCCCTTCAGCAATTCCTTGACCCTGATAAACATCAAAAATTCTGAAGTCTTTGATGAAGTTAATGTTTCTTTTACTAACCACATCAATCACATCTCCGGCGACCACATCTTCATCCACAAGGACTGCAATGTCCCTTTGTAATGGAACAGATTTAAGGATCTCGGTATTGAGTTTTAACTCATTTTCAGATAAATGATTTAAACCAATTTCAAATAGATACACTTCCTGATCCACGTCTAATTGTTTTTGTAGGGATGGATGTAATTTTCCTAAGCGCCCAATCTTTTTATTATCTCTGAAAATATCTGCTGACTGTCCAGGGTGGAATGCACCAATCGTTTCTGCTGATTCTTTCATCGCAATCCCATCACCTAATAATTGCTCAAGATCAGATTTCACATCATAAAAGTCATGGGCTCTATTTTTTTCTATCCAATTTTTAGGGATTGCCTCTCCTGACACCAGACCGCTCAGCACTTGTTCTTCTGAGAAATTTGAATTGTCTTGGGTAAATTTGTTAGCAATCTCAAAAAATTTTATTTGGGTACGGCCACGATTGGTATTAAATTTTAATGCATCGATATGGCTAGACCATAAACGACTTCGCATGGTATTCATATTTTCAGCAATTGGGTTTTCAAGTTTAATCAGATTGTCATTGCCATGCACAGTTGACTCCATCGCTTCATCAATAAAGCTATAACTGACTAACTCAGAATACCCAAGGTCTGACATCGTGTGTCTGATCTTGCGCACATCAGAGTGTCTATCCTTGGTTGATCTGGGGTTAAGCATCATTTTCGGGTTCATAGCCCCAATATTGTCATAGCCTGCAACCCTAATCACCTCCTCCACTAAGTCCTCTTCGATCTCTATATCAAATCGATAAGCTGGCGGGGTGACTGTAAAAACGCCGTCATCTAAAGTAAATGGTAGATCAAGGTTATTGAGTATCTGCACCACCTCATCTTGACTGACGTCTCTTCCTAAGATTCGGGTGACTTTGCTTGGCCTTAATTGAATTAGGTTTCTTTGCGGTAAATCATGACTGACGCTTGAAACTTGACTTGTCAGGCCACCACAATGCTCATTGATAAGATTAATGACTCGGGTTAGTGCATGTTCTGTCTGAGAGAAATCAACACCTCTTTCAAAGCGGTGCGACGAGTCAGTATTCAGCCCATAGCTTCTGGCTTTACCTGCCATCGATAATGGAGTGAAAAATGCGGACTCAATAAATATATTAGTGGTATTGGTTTCAACAGCAGACTCTAATCCACCCATCACTCCGGCTAATGCGAGTGGACCATTATCATCAGCGATCACCAAATCATTTTCCATCACCTCAATTGTTTGATCATTTAACAAGGTCATCTTTTCTTGTCTTGATGCATTTCGGACAACTACATTTCCCTTGATTTTATTTAGATCAAAGGCATGCATTGGCTGACCAGTCTCTAACATCACATAGTTCACTAAATCAACAACAGGGTTTATTGATTTAATATCGGCACAGTCCAGTCGATGAATAATCTCATCTGGAAGCTGAGCTGAATTGTTGATCTGGGAAATGGATGCATAACTATATACTGGACAGGCTTCTGTATTTGTCACGGTCGGGGTAATCTTGCATTTGTCACTTGAGGTAATCTGATTAATTTTGGGCATATCAAAGGCTAAGCCTTTAATTGATCTGACTTCTCTTGCGATACCTAAAATACTTAAACAATCTGCACGATTAGGGGTGAGCGACACCTCAATCACAGAATCATTTAAATTCAGCGCTTTTGCAACGGGCTCACCATTGGTGAGGTCAGGACTGAGTTCCATTATTCCATCGGCCTCTTCAGACAATCCAATTTCTTTTGCTGAACAACACATCCCAAAAGACTCAACCCCCCGAAGTTTTGACTTCTTGATCGTAAATTCTGTAAATTTTGTGCCAATCAGCGCACACGGAACTTTAATGCCTGCTTTTGCATTGGGAGCACCACACACAATTTGTAGTTTTTCAGAACCTACATCCACCTGACAAACATTTAATCGATCCGCGTCAGGATGTTTTTCAATGCTAACAATTTCACCTACAACGATATTTTGAAGAGATTCGCCAGGATTATGAATAGACTCAATCTCGAGGCCAGCCATTGTCAAGTCATCAGCCAACTCATTGAGATTTAATTTATTTGCAAATAATTGATTTAACCACGCATAAGAGAATTTCATTTAAATTGCTCCAAGAACCTGAGGTCGTG
This genomic interval carries:
- a CDS encoding transcriptional regulator; this translates as MENNKSLTNLPPLPQKRYFAIGEVSKLCDVKPHVLRYWEQEFPNLSPNTRRGNRRYYQPEEVLLIRKIRELLYEEGYTIQGAKQKLSNKQFVKETTSQEQIQKAQAELPLSNEPLNSNVPVTNLKNQLAEILKILKG
- a CDS encoding integration host factor subunit alpha, producing MTLTKANLSNLLFEQVGLNKTESKEMVEAFFEQIKIALENGESVKLSGFGNFELRTKSERPGRNPKTGEEVPIKARRVVTFHSSQKLKSSVDGGSSGK